A window of Zingiber officinale cultivar Zhangliang chromosome 5A, Zo_v1.1, whole genome shotgun sequence contains these coding sequences:
- the LOC121980802 gene encoding 50S ribosomal protein L35, chloroplastic-like produces MASFSLCFARPFAFSLPPFHSSNGLRLSSSHAVISLHRSLGSFTSISGSPLLLSRDPCPSPSSSGRPSAFTVFASKGYKMKTHKASAKRFRVTGRGKIVRRRAGKQHLLRKKNTKRKLRLSKMHPVNRSDYDNVIGALPYLKVNRKAT; encoded by the exons ATGGCCTCATTTTCTCTCTGTTTTGCGAGGCCGTTTGCTTTCTCCCTGCCTCCATTCCATTCCTCCAATGGCCTCCGCCTCTCTTCCTCTCACGCCGTCATCTCCCTTCACCGCAGCCTCGGCTCCTTCACTTCCATTTCCGGTTCCCCCCTTCTACTCAGCCGAGATCCCTGCCCTTCCCCTTCCTCCTCCGGAAGGCCTTCCGCCTTCACCGTCTTCGCCTCCAAGGGCTACAAGATGAAGACCCACAAG GCTTCGGCAAAGAGATTTCGAGTGACCGGAAGAGGGAAGATTGTGAGGAGACGGGCCGGGAAGCAGCACTTGTTGAGGAAAAAGAACACCAAGAGGAAGCTCCGACTTTCCAAAATG CACCCAGTTAACAGAAGCGATTATGACAATGTGATCGGTGCACTGCCATACCTGAAAGTGAATCGAAAGGCAACCTGA